From Enterococcus wangshanyuanii, the proteins below share one genomic window:
- a CDS encoding winged helix-turn-helix transcriptional regulator gives MEQVKTTEFTLCPKFEKAFAILGKKWNGLIIDVLLENGPQRFGELRQKIPELSDRVLVERLKELEAEGVIAKAVRCDESSRLEYFLTNKGKDLQQAMEQIQEWAEKWVTAEECS, from the coding sequence ATGGAGCAAGTAAAAACAACCGAATTTACACTATGCCCCAAGTTTGAAAAGGCCTTTGCGATTCTAGGAAAAAAATGGAACGGTTTGATCATTGATGTGTTATTAGAAAATGGTCCCCAGCGATTTGGCGAACTGCGCCAAAAAATTCCTGAATTAAGTGATCGTGTGTTAGTTGAGAGGCTAAAAGAGCTTGAAGCAGAAGGCGTTATTGCAAAAGCTGTTCGTTGTGATGAAAGTAGTCGCTTAGAATATTTCCTTACAAATAAAGGTAAGGATCTGCAGCAAGCAATGGAACAAATTCAAGAATGGGCAGAAAAATGGGTCACAGCTGAAGAATGCAGTTGA
- a CDS encoding DUF5067 domain-containing protein encodes MKKTSIMFMGGILLFALMGCGSTDSGSKESKASETSSTTKKEEKTESTGDFVSTAADSTFDGTTLKGNSYTIKITSNKVIQPGEPGNEYGEKPVLAFWFDTLVSPDYKDDAEISPNMAWIMSFKAVQDNDPNKVNKLNVSSLPDNQFLDSQMAEIKPGGTVSSAMGYELTDTETPVTLIAQNILGTEYGKADFPVN; translated from the coding sequence ATGAAAAAAACAAGTATTATGTTTATGGGTGGTATACTTTTATTCGCACTTATGGGTTGCGGATCAACTGATTCTGGAAGCAAAGAGTCAAAAGCCAGTGAGACCAGTTCAACTACAAAAAAAGAGGAAAAGACTGAATCAACGGGCGATTTCGTCTCTACAGCCGCTGACTCAACTTTTGACGGGACTACACTTAAAGGCAACTCATACACTATCAAAATCACAAGCAACAAAGTGATTCAACCGGGTGAACCTGGCAATGAATATGGGGAAAAACCAGTACTAGCCTTTTGGTTTGATACATTAGTTTCACCTGATTACAAAGATGATGCTGAAATCAGTCCGAATATGGCATGGATCATGAGTTTCAAAGCTGTTCAAGATAATGATCCAAATAAAGTGAACAAGTTAAATGTTTCAAGTCTACCAGATAATCAATTTTTAGATTCTCAAATGGCAGAAATCAAACCTGGCGGAACTGTATCAAGTGCAATGGGTTATGAATTGACTGATACTGAGACACCTGTTACTTTAATCGCACAAAACATATTAGGAACGGAATATGGAAAAGCTGATTTTCCAGTTAACTAA
- the addA gene encoding helicase-exonuclease AddAB subunit AddA: MSKMIPLRPENEQFTDNQWQAVFDGDENILVSASAGSGKTTVLVRRVIEKLKSGTDIDRLLIVTYTEAAAKEMKERIQLALQKAITNESDAEKKQHFIRQLTLLPTANISTLHAFCLTVIRRFYYLIDMDPVFRLLTDETEMLLLKEDVWDELRETFYAENREPFYQLTGNFSNDRSDEGLTRLVFSLYEFAKANPDPEQWLTHLADSYRADGKLGDSILFQEFIKPQVMETLLRCVERYEEMIQLTEGEEKLEKIAALARNEKEFVETFSSQLADDDLESGFEISKTVTFERYPTVRVEELKETASQAKGLREQNKKAITTVIADLFTLSPQQMKEVMAQAFPVVDEMARVEQSFIEAYGRQKLAKGLVDFNDLEHFTLAILAKKNADGWHATEASTYYRDKFDEVLVDEYQDINRLQETILYWLRRPSASEGNLFMVGDVKQSIYSFRLADPTLFIEKYNQYGQNKEGKRIVLAENFRSRKNVLDFTNLVFEQLMDERVGQIAYDEAARLVHGFDQFEEAENYNTELLIYEKKAGKTDGEASIVDESQLVLEDKTEGELHMTALKIRELVDQNFMIYDKANKINRPVTYKDIVLLTPTKKNNLTILEIFKTAGIPIQVNDAQNYFQATEVQTMVALLQIIDNPYQDIPLAAVLRSPIVGLKENDLVEIRLAAKKSMYYDAFLAFNQKVELNKEQRTVQIKTMAFAQLLAKWREMARRNQLASLIWMIYQDTAYLDYVGGLPAGKQRQANLYALVDRAAAYEQTSFRGLFQFVRFIEKMQEKDKDLAEPVILSEENAVRVMTIHASKGLEFPIVFILDMTKEFNLGDLNERYIFDDRLGVGIRYLDQTERMLYDTLPFLAIKQAKLKKLLSEEMRKLYVALTRAEQKLYLVGSYNDQAALWKEWLKVGDVRTKVLPSENRLQGKSSLMNWVGMSLIRHESMAKFQTEFVTEKVAGITTHAADFTLSFMTEKEIQDQFAALQFVDTAIGTIQANQTAEQTSIKQALHRLDYRYPYQLSTQTTNYQSVSEIKRIFEDPDNKEIAKIEVSDKNTFQPTPLIVHRMTEGELGKPRFIEKIQRASSMEIGTATHYLLQLLDLKQEPTKETIERLKNELVKTKIIQENVAREINSEQILAFYQTNLGKQLLAEPENVVREQPFSMLLKAEELIKDYPRETEDDLLIHGMIDGYIEQEESCILYDYKTDFVNDYQNPAEVSKIIQRYKGQLNLYKKALAEATNKPVSQVLLVLLSAGIIIDLDNEEIIEEINKN, encoded by the coding sequence ATGAGTAAGATGATTCCTTTGCGTCCGGAGAATGAACAATTCACTGATAATCAGTGGCAAGCAGTGTTTGACGGGGATGAAAATATTTTGGTTTCTGCATCGGCAGGATCTGGAAAAACGACAGTCCTTGTCCGTCGAGTGATCGAAAAGCTAAAAAGCGGAACAGATATCGATCGACTGCTGATCGTTACTTATACGGAAGCTGCCGCAAAAGAAATGAAAGAACGAATTCAACTTGCTTTGCAAAAAGCAATCACTAATGAAAGTGATGCTGAAAAGAAACAACATTTTATTCGTCAGTTGACATTGCTTCCTACTGCCAATATTAGTACCTTACATGCCTTTTGTTTGACGGTGATTCGTCGGTTTTACTATTTGATCGATATGGATCCTGTGTTTCGTCTGTTAACGGATGAAACAGAAATGCTTTTGTTAAAAGAAGATGTTTGGGATGAGCTAAGAGAAACCTTTTATGCTGAAAATCGCGAACCTTTCTATCAATTGACAGGGAATTTTTCCAATGACCGAAGTGATGAGGGGCTGACTCGGCTAGTCTTCTCGCTGTATGAATTTGCTAAAGCGAATCCTGACCCTGAACAATGGCTTACTCATTTGGCGGATAGTTATCGAGCAGATGGTAAACTTGGTGATTCAATTTTATTTCAAGAGTTTATAAAACCTCAAGTGATGGAAACTCTACTACGTTGTGTGGAACGTTACGAGGAAATGATACAGCTGACTGAAGGAGAAGAAAAGCTTGAAAAAATTGCTGCGCTTGCCCGCAATGAGAAGGAGTTTGTCGAAACATTCAGCAGTCAATTAGCAGATGATGATTTAGAATCAGGTTTTGAGATTTCTAAAACAGTGACTTTTGAACGCTATCCAACAGTCAGAGTTGAGGAATTAAAAGAAACCGCTAGTCAGGCAAAGGGCTTACGTGAGCAAAATAAAAAGGCGATCACTACAGTTATTGCTGATTTGTTTACTTTATCACCGCAGCAAATGAAAGAGGTCATGGCTCAGGCTTTTCCGGTTGTGGATGAAATGGCAAGAGTCGAGCAATCTTTTATCGAAGCATATGGTAGACAAAAATTAGCCAAAGGCTTGGTTGATTTTAATGATCTTGAGCATTTTACCTTAGCTATTTTAGCGAAAAAGAATGCGGATGGCTGGCACGCCACAGAAGCATCAACTTATTATCGGGATAAATTTGATGAAGTACTTGTCGATGAATACCAAGATATCAATCGGCTGCAGGAAACAATTCTATACTGGTTGAGACGACCTAGTGCATCTGAAGGAAATTTGTTCATGGTGGGTGACGTGAAACAATCAATCTATTCATTCCGTTTAGCAGATCCTACGTTATTTATTGAGAAGTATAACCAGTACGGACAAAACAAAGAAGGAAAAAGAATCGTCTTAGCAGAAAACTTCCGTTCGAGAAAAAATGTACTAGATTTTACTAATTTGGTTTTTGAACAGTTGATGGATGAACGAGTCGGTCAAATTGCCTATGATGAAGCTGCTCGATTGGTTCATGGGTTTGATCAATTTGAAGAAGCCGAAAATTATAACACAGAACTATTGATTTATGAAAAAAAAGCTGGAAAAACTGATGGAGAAGCATCAATAGTAGATGAAAGTCAGCTAGTTTTAGAAGATAAAACAGAAGGCGAATTGCATATGACTGCTTTGAAAATCAGAGAGCTAGTAGATCAAAACTTTATGATTTATGATAAAGCAAATAAAATCAATCGTCCTGTAACATACAAAGATATTGTGCTGTTGACACCAACGAAGAAAAACAATTTGACGATCTTAGAGATTTTTAAGACAGCTGGTATTCCGATTCAAGTCAATGATGCACAGAATTATTTTCAAGCAACGGAAGTACAAACGATGGTTGCTCTTCTGCAGATCATTGATAACCCATACCAAGATATTCCACTCGCTGCAGTACTGCGTTCACCGATTGTGGGTTTGAAGGAAAATGATTTAGTCGAAATTCGCCTAGCAGCGAAAAAAAGTATGTATTATGATGCTTTTTTAGCGTTCAACCAAAAAGTTGAGTTGAACAAAGAGCAACGAACAGTGCAAATAAAAACTATGGCCTTTGCACAATTATTGGCAAAATGGCGGGAAATGGCCAGACGCAATCAATTGGCTTCTTTGATTTGGATGATCTATCAAGATACTGCTTATTTAGATTATGTTGGCGGACTGCCTGCTGGTAAACAGCGTCAAGCCAATCTATATGCGCTGGTCGATCGTGCTGCAGCTTACGAACAAACAAGTTTCCGCGGGTTATTTCAATTTGTACGGTTTATTGAAAAAATGCAGGAGAAAGACAAAGATTTAGCTGAACCTGTTATTTTGAGTGAGGAAAATGCGGTTCGTGTCATGACGATCCATGCTAGTAAAGGGCTTGAATTTCCGATCGTCTTTATTTTAGACATGACCAAAGAATTCAATTTAGGGGATTTAAATGAACGATACATCTTTGATGATCGTCTGGGTGTAGGAATTCGTTATCTTGATCAGACAGAGCGGATGCTGTATGATACATTACCATTTTTAGCAATCAAGCAAGCAAAATTGAAAAAATTATTATCAGAAGAAATGCGGAAGCTTTATGTTGCATTGACCCGAGCTGAGCAAAAACTTTATTTGGTTGGTTCGTATAATGATCAAGCTGCCCTCTGGAAAGAATGGCTAAAAGTCGGCGACGTTAGAACAAAAGTGCTGCCTAGTGAAAATCGTCTTCAAGGGAAAAGCAGCTTGATGAATTGGGTAGGGATGAGTCTGATCCGTCATGAAAGTATGGCGAAGTTTCAAACTGAATTTGTGACAGAAAAAGTAGCTGGAATCACAACACATGCGGCTGATTTTACTCTTTCATTTATGACAGAAAAAGAAATACAAGACCAATTTGCTGCTCTTCAATTTGTGGATACAGCTATCGGGACGATTCAAGCTAATCAAACGGCTGAACAAACTAGTATAAAGCAGGCTCTTCATCGTTTAGATTATCGTTACCCGTATCAATTATCGACCCAAACGACTAATTATCAATCTGTTTCAGAAATCAAGCGCATCTTTGAAGATCCTGATAATAAAGAGATTGCGAAAATCGAAGTAAGTGATAAAAATACCTTTCAGCCGACGCCATTGATCGTTCATCGAATGACAGAGGGAGAATTAGGAAAGCCGAGGTTTATTGAAAAAATCCAGCGAGCCTCTTCTATGGAAATCGGTACAGCAACGCATTATTTACTACAGCTTTTAGATTTAAAGCAAGAACCGACAAAAGAAACAATTGAACGACTAAAGAATGAACTGGTAAAAACAAAGATTATTCAGGAAAATGTAGCGAGGGAAATCAATAGTGAACAAATCCTAGCGTTTTATCAAACAAATTTAGGAAAACAACTGTTAGCTGAACCTGAGAATGTCGTTCGTGAACAACCATTTTCTATGTTGTTGAAAGCAGAAGAGCTGATCAAGGACTATCCAAGAGAAACAGAAGATGACCTTTTGATTCACGGGATGATCGACGGGTATATTGAACAGGAAGAATCCTGTATTTTATACGATTATAAAACGGATTTTGTTAATGATTATCAAAATCCAGCTGAAGTGTCAAAAATCATCCAACGCTACAAAGGACAATTGAATCTCTATAAAAAAGCATTAGCAGAAGCAACGAATAAACCGGTGAGTCAAGTACTGTTAGTCTTGTTATCCGCAGGGATCATCATTGATCTAGATAATGAAGAAATAATTGAAGAAATCAATAAGAATTGA
- a CDS encoding glucose-6-phosphate isomerase, producing MSHIQFDYSNLTPFIADHELEYMQTQVTAVDKALREGTGAGSDFTGWIDLPENYDKEEFARIKKAAEKIQSDSEVLVVIGIGGSYLGARAAIEFLHHSFNNLLPADERKAPQIFFAGNSISSTYLADLINVIGDRDFSVNVISKSGTTTEPAIAFRVFKELLVKKYGKEEANKRIYATTDRAKGAVKVEADAEGWETFVIPDDVGGRFTVLTPVGLLPIAVSGADIDSLMNGANDARKEYASTTDLSKNEAYQYAALRNILYRKGKTTEMLINYEPGMHYFSEWWKQLFGESEGKDQKGIFPAAADFSTDLHSMGQYVQDGMRNLFETVVKVDTPRHVVSIPELEEDLDGLGYLQGKEIDFVNTKAFQGTLLAHTDGGVPNMVVKIPAMDAYSLGYVMYFFEIAVGISGYLNGVNPFDQEGVEAYKRNMFALLGKPGFEELAKELNDRL from the coding sequence ATGTCACACATTCAATTTGATTATTCCAATTTGACACCATTTATCGCTGATCATGAATTGGAATACATGCAGACACAAGTGACTGCAGTAGACAAAGCATTACGAGAAGGAACTGGGGCAGGCAGTGATTTTACTGGCTGGATCGATTTACCGGAAAATTATGATAAAGAAGAATTTGCCCGTATCAAAAAAGCGGCTGAAAAAATCCAGTCTGATTCTGAGGTTTTAGTTGTTATTGGGATCGGTGGTTCTTATTTAGGTGCTAGAGCAGCAATTGAATTTTTACACCATTCATTTAACAACTTATTACCAGCAGATGAAAGAAAAGCCCCACAAATTTTCTTCGCTGGAAATAGCATCAGCTCAACTTATTTAGCAGATTTGATCAATGTTATTGGTGATCGTGACTTCTCAGTGAACGTGATTTCAAAATCTGGTACAACGACAGAGCCTGCTATTGCGTTTAGAGTATTCAAAGAATTATTAGTTAAAAAATATGGTAAAGAAGAAGCAAACAAGCGTATCTATGCGACAACTGACCGCGCGAAAGGTGCTGTAAAAGTTGAAGCGGATGCTGAGGGTTGGGAAACATTTGTAATTCCTGATGATGTTGGCGGACGTTTCACTGTATTGACACCAGTAGGTTTGTTACCGATCGCTGTTAGCGGAGCGGATATTGATAGTTTGATGAATGGAGCAAATGATGCTCGTAAAGAATATGCTTCAACGACAGATTTAAGCAAAAATGAAGCCTATCAATATGCAGCATTAAGAAATATTTTATACCGTAAAGGGAAAACAACTGAAATGTTGATCAACTATGAACCAGGTATGCACTATTTCTCTGAATGGTGGAAACAATTATTCGGCGAATCAGAAGGAAAGGACCAAAAAGGTATTTTCCCAGCTGCAGCTGATTTTTCTACTGACTTACATTCAATGGGTCAATATGTACAAGACGGTATGCGTAACTTATTTGAAACAGTCGTGAAAGTTGACACACCGCGCCATGTCGTTTCAATTCCTGAATTAGAAGAGGATTTAGATGGGCTTGGCTACTTGCAAGGTAAAGAAATCGACTTTGTAAATACAAAAGCATTCCAAGGAACATTGCTTGCTCACACAGATGGCGGTGTGCCAAATATGGTAGTAAAAATTCCTGCAATGGATGCTTATTCATTAGGTTATGTAATGTACTTCTTTGAAATCGCAGTTGGGATTTCAGGATACTTGAATGGTGTAAATCCATTTGACCAAGAAGGCGTGGAAGCTTACAAACGCAACATGTTCGCTTTACTTGGTAAACCGGGCTTTGAAGAATTAGCGAAAGAATTGAACGATCGTTTATAA
- a CDS encoding PD-(D/E)XK nuclease family protein, with protein MSLQFVRGTADRDLEEELIHASLDWLSKDKRNEVFYLVPNHMKFEQEINTLKRIQSFGNKSKDSIATMRLQVFSFYRLAWYYLQNTQYYSSEVLSEAGAAMVFRKILSENEEELSVFRGEINKAGFIQQLFDLYQEMKEGNIEIQQLSDFLKETKLGGKEQDLQLKIQDIQLIFSRFEETMSHYGIKSAEIINYLAEYLETKELKHVLFVITGYHHFSARELKLIEVLLRQSGEVKISLIVDKKFAVEIPSTMDLFYETGTTYQQLYQLARKSNVAVLPDIVENDKPLVTETELQTLGRYWIDSQEKATKKSKVSLNNEHVQIWQAETPKEEINHITKEIRRLVAEENYRYKDIQVLTRDLDSYETLLEPLFSLNDIPIYLDRDMAMEQHPLVEFIQSLFAINAYRYRYRDVLRFLRTELFFPIEDEISSEEWQQQRDEWRRKIDVTENVVLAYGYEGYHWEQNKDWRFIRYDFESDQQDDTEQIEEDSNVVRKMIQQTIPAFFKTIQKAKTGIEAADCFYRFLVHSGVEKQLIMWRNQAVAKGELEAARNHEQTWEALMTLMDEYVTIYGEDAFDLPTFETIFSSGLEGLRYNKVPTAIDQVQVRAIDLAHPGQAKVVFVIGLTDQVLPQKIENKTLLSDEERQFMSERLDEGQYLVNDTRKNIAKEPFIAYIMLSSARERLYLSYPSVKDTVKDVKMSPYLLNIQKDLNLSIIEKRALLISDDQQESLAHIGTYRTLISDLTNLKRQKKESQEPYLPFWDRLEKTLMKNEQSELAQRVFESLAHKNIPENLQEQLAENLYSKQIYTSVSRMESFYRCQYQYFSRFGLGLKERDVFGLSPAATGDFFHEALDQFFKLLIMEKKQLTDLTDQEVNAFTEKILNTVFGEIKFSILDSSSRMNYIRYQLGQTIKKVSWALKRQSERSGMSTVQTEILFGQLASQKGIKGLELPLKNGGNISVRGKIDRLDQLVTPDALYLGVVDYKSSHKKFNITEAYYGLAMQMLTYLDVALMDAVSLVGRTAKPAGSLYLHVHNPILPYEVEDKKEQQLLKKFQFDGLLLNDPVLLENLDKSLEPKKSSLLYPIEESAKELIKPGRRQEDKFVTEPELDALLTHNRSKFIKAGNKITSGEIDLNPAYQGKERIACKFCPFRSVCNFDVMLKENNYNRIETLSKKEVMERLILDEQEGGESDE; from the coding sequence ATGAGTCTGCAATTTGTACGTGGAACAGCTGATAGGGATTTAGAAGAAGAATTGATACACGCTTCATTGGATTGGCTTTCGAAGGATAAAAGAAATGAAGTTTTTTATCTAGTACCCAATCATATGAAATTTGAACAAGAAATCAATACGTTGAAACGAATCCAATCGTTTGGAAATAAGTCTAAAGATTCGATTGCGACAATGCGTTTGCAAGTCTTCAGTTTTTACCGTTTGGCTTGGTACTATCTACAAAATACACAATATTATAGCTCAGAAGTGCTATCTGAGGCTGGAGCCGCTATGGTTTTTAGAAAGATATTGTCTGAAAATGAAGAAGAGCTGAGTGTTTTTCGTGGAGAAATCAACAAAGCCGGCTTTATTCAACAGTTATTTGACCTCTATCAAGAGATGAAAGAGGGGAATATTGAAATCCAACAACTCTCTGATTTTCTGAAAGAAACTAAATTGGGCGGGAAAGAACAGGATCTACAATTAAAGATTCAAGATATTCAATTGATCTTTTCACGATTTGAGGAGACTATGAGTCATTATGGCATCAAGTCAGCTGAGATTATCAATTATTTGGCAGAATATCTGGAAACAAAAGAGCTGAAACATGTTTTGTTTGTGATCACAGGGTATCATCATTTTTCTGCGAGAGAATTAAAACTGATCGAGGTTTTATTACGTCAAAGTGGAGAAGTAAAGATTTCTCTGATTGTAGATAAAAAATTTGCTGTGGAGATACCATCCACAATGGATTTGTTTTATGAAACTGGAACAACGTACCAACAATTGTATCAGTTAGCTAGAAAATCAAATGTCGCTGTTTTACCGGATATTGTCGAAAATGATAAGCCGTTGGTCACAGAAACAGAGCTTCAAACTCTTGGCAGATATTGGATCGACTCACAAGAAAAAGCAACCAAAAAAAGTAAAGTCAGCCTCAATAATGAACATGTACAGATATGGCAAGCAGAAACACCAAAAGAAGAAATCAACCATATCACTAAAGAAATTAGAAGATTAGTTGCCGAAGAAAACTATCGTTATAAAGATATTCAAGTGTTGACTCGTGATCTGGATAGCTATGAGACACTTCTTGAACCACTTTTTTCACTCAACGATATTCCAATTTATTTGGATCGAGATATGGCGATGGAGCAGCATCCGTTGGTTGAATTCATTCAATCTCTATTTGCAATAAATGCTTATCGCTACAGGTATCGGGATGTTTTACGATTTTTGCGGACAGAATTATTCTTTCCTATTGAAGATGAGATTTCCAGTGAAGAATGGCAACAGCAACGAGATGAATGGCGCAGGAAAATCGATGTGACTGAGAATGTTGTGCTTGCTTATGGTTATGAAGGCTATCATTGGGAACAAAATAAAGACTGGCGCTTTATCCGCTACGATTTTGAATCAGATCAACAAGATGATACTGAACAAATTGAAGAGGACTCAAATGTCGTTCGTAAAATGATCCAGCAAACCATTCCGGCTTTTTTTAAAACCATTCAAAAAGCGAAAACAGGGATTGAGGCAGCTGATTGCTTTTATCGTTTTTTAGTGCACAGTGGTGTTGAAAAGCAATTGATCATGTGGCGAAATCAGGCGGTTGCTAAAGGTGAGCTTGAAGCTGCTAGAAATCATGAGCAAACATGGGAAGCTTTGATGACGTTGATGGATGAATATGTGACGATTTATGGTGAAGATGCGTTTGATCTGCCTACATTTGAAACAATTTTTTCAAGCGGTTTAGAAGGATTACGTTATAATAAGGTGCCTACAGCTATCGATCAAGTTCAAGTAAGAGCCATTGATTTAGCGCATCCAGGTCAAGCAAAGGTTGTTTTTGTGATTGGCTTGACTGATCAAGTTTTGCCACAAAAAATCGAAAATAAAACATTGCTTTCGGATGAGGAACGGCAATTTATGAGTGAACGTCTTGATGAAGGACAATATTTGGTAAATGATACAAGAAAAAATATCGCTAAAGAGCCATTTATTGCTTATATCATGCTTAGTTCAGCTAGAGAACGTTTATATCTATCATATCCTAGTGTAAAAGATACAGTCAAAGACGTTAAAATGTCTCCTTATTTATTGAATATCCAAAAAGATTTAAATCTGTCTATCATAGAAAAGAGAGCACTGCTGATTTCTGATGATCAGCAGGAAAGCTTAGCGCATATTGGTACTTATCGAACATTGATCAGTGATCTAACTAATCTAAAACGGCAGAAAAAAGAAAGTCAGGAACCGTACTTACCATTTTGGGATAGATTAGAAAAGACCTTGATGAAAAACGAACAAAGTGAGTTGGCGCAGCGCGTTTTTGAAAGTTTGGCGCATAAAAATATTCCTGAAAATCTACAGGAGCAGCTGGCTGAGAATTTATATAGTAAACAAATTTATACCTCTGTTTCGAGAATGGAAAGTTTCTATCGTTGTCAGTATCAGTATTTCTCCCGTTTTGGTTTAGGCTTAAAAGAGCGGGACGTTTTTGGACTATCTCCAGCAGCTACGGGGGATTTCTTCCATGAAGCATTGGATCAGTTTTTCAAGTTATTGATCATGGAAAAGAAACAACTGACTGATTTGACAGATCAAGAAGTAAATGCGTTTACAGAGAAAATTTTGAATACTGTTTTTGGCGAAATCAAATTTTCGATTTTGGATTCCTCAAGTCGAATGAATTACATCCGCTACCAACTCGGTCAAACGATTAAAAAAGTCAGTTGGGCATTAAAGCGTCAAAGTGAACGGAGTGGAATGAGCACAGTTCAAACAGAAATTTTATTTGGGCAGTTAGCGAGCCAAAAAGGCATCAAGGGACTAGAATTACCACTTAAAAATGGCGGAAATATCAGTGTACGCGGAAAAATCGACCGATTGGATCAATTAGTTACGCCAGATGCCCTTTATTTAGGCGTAGTAGATTATAAATCCAGTCATAAAAAATTCAATATCACAGAAGCATACTATGGCTTGGCTATGCAGATGCTGACGTATCTAGACGTTGCGTTGATGGATGCGGTAAGCTTGGTAGGTCGAACGGCTAAGCCGGCGGGATCTTTGTATCTCCATGTCCATAACCCGATTCTTCCATACGAGGTTGAAGATAAAAAAGAGCAGCAGTTACTTAAGAAATTTCAATTTGATGGTTTATTATTAAATGATCCAGTTCTATTAGAAAATCTAGACAAAAGTTTGGAACCAAAAAAGAGCTCTCTACTTTACCCAATCGAAGAGTCCGCTAAAGAGTTGATCAAACCTGGCCGCCGTCAGGAAGATAAATTTGTAACGGAACCTGAGTTAGATGCATTATTGACGCATAACCGCAGTAAATTTATCAAAGCTGGAAATAAGATCACAAGTGGTGAGATCGACTTGAATCCTGCTTATCAGGGCAAAGAAAGAATTGCTTGTAAGTTCTGTCCATTTAGAAGCGTCTGTAATTTTGATGTGATGCTAAAAGAAAATAACTACAACCGAATTGAAACATTATCCAAAAAAGAAGTAATGGAACGATTGATACTTGATGAGCAGGAAGGAGGAGAAAGTGATGAGTAA
- the lepB gene encoding signal peptidase I, whose translation MKLKSKELLHTVLYFAAFALILFLLRQFVFTPVVVKGHSMDPTLADGERVIALKNTEIKRYDIVTFPAPDEPKKSYIKRVIGLPGDSIEYKDDALYINGKETKEPYLDEFKSELTDGMPFTFDFTLKEVTGKDKVPAGEYFVMGDNRRNSKDGRMIGFINEKDISGDVKFVLWPFNRFGTLSKVEQ comes from the coding sequence ATGAAATTGAAATCAAAAGAGCTATTACATACAGTATTATATTTTGCAGCGTTCGCGCTGATCTTGTTTTTACTAAGACAGTTTGTCTTCACTCCTGTGGTCGTTAAAGGTCATTCGATGGATCCGACATTGGCTGATGGCGAACGAGTGATTGCACTAAAAAACACTGAGATCAAGCGATATGACATTGTGACGTTTCCAGCGCCGGATGAACCTAAAAAGAGCTATATCAAGCGAGTGATCGGACTTCCAGGAGATTCTATCGAGTATAAAGATGATGCTTTATATATCAATGGGAAAGAAACAAAAGAGCCTTATTTGGATGAATTTAAAAGTGAACTGACAGATGGAATGCCATTTACCTTTGATTTTACCTTGAAAGAGGTCACAGGTAAGGATAAAGTTCCAGCGGGTGAATATTTCGTGATGGGAGACAATCGAAGAAATTCTAAAGATGGAAGAATGATCGGTTTCATCAATGAAAAGGATATTTCTGGAGATGTTAAATTTGTTTTATGGCCGTTCAATCGTTTTGGAACTCTTTCAAAAGTTGAACAATAG